One Lysinibacillus sp. OF-1 DNA segment encodes these proteins:
- a CDS encoding RAxF-45 family protein, which translates to MNKNATKTCVKVDTAMYFARVITFDFANNGIGLSIFKQNQITNVAN; encoded by the coding sequence ATGAATAAAAACGCTACGAAAACATGTGTAAAAGTGGATACAGCTATGTATTTTGCACGTGTGATTACTTTCGATTTTGCGAACAACGGGATAGGTCTGTCCATTTTTAAGCAAAATCAAATAACAAACGTAGCGAATTAA
- the abc-f gene encoding ribosomal protection-like ABC-F family protein has protein sequence MQMKAEQLQKIMGGNIVFENLQLEVNSGEHVAIVGVNGSGKTTLLQLLAGVEIPEKGRIIKSKEATIGYLHQIPHYPQHAVKEVLEEAFSDIYAMKARMTALEQEMQSTVTDKILLQYGRVQEQFMLLGGYEVDTQLAMIANGLGITDMLEQPFNSLSGGEKTKVMLGQILLKKPSILLLDEPTNHLDMQAIEWLENYVRNFEGIVIVVSHDRHFMNQVAQKIIEIEDGEAFTYNGDYDAFIAQKEAKVEQQFANYEEQQKKIKKMQETIKRLKQWANEANPPNASMHRRAKSMEKALARIERVKKPITKKKMDLALTMAERSGKEVVLLEGVHHGYDKPLLKDSNLAVYFGERLAIVGNNGSGKSTLLKMMLGEIVPKRGICYVGSNVKFGYLSQQFEHQNPSIRLIDAFRENVAVSEAEARHILARFLFYGYDVFKKVKDLSGGEKMRLRLAQLMHEDINVLILDEPTNHLDIEAREVLEETLESFEGTIIGVSHDRYFLQKIFAKTAWIDNQTIQVFEGDYEWAKQKRQEFTKKTIEKQPANKTQPPKKELLIEQQIEKLEIKLQQPSLAKEQRQKLEIQLEHLYERWLEGGAEHV, from the coding sequence ATGCAAATGAAAGCTGAACAACTACAAAAAATTATGGGTGGCAATATAGTATTCGAAAATTTACAGCTAGAGGTAAATAGTGGCGAGCATGTGGCGATTGTCGGTGTGAACGGCAGTGGTAAAACGACTCTCCTACAGCTACTTGCAGGTGTAGAAATACCTGAAAAGGGGCGAATTATTAAAAGTAAGGAAGCAACGATTGGCTATTTACATCAAATTCCCCACTATCCACAACATGCTGTGAAAGAAGTGCTGGAGGAGGCATTTTCGGATATTTATGCAATGAAAGCAAGAATGACAGCACTTGAGCAAGAAATGCAGTCAACGGTAACGGATAAAATATTATTGCAATACGGGCGAGTGCAGGAGCAGTTTATGTTGCTGGGGGGCTATGAAGTAGACACCCAGTTAGCCATGATCGCAAATGGACTAGGTATTACGGATATGCTAGAACAACCGTTTAACAGTTTAAGTGGCGGAGAAAAAACAAAGGTAATGCTTGGGCAAATTTTATTGAAAAAGCCTTCTATTTTGTTATTAGATGAACCAACGAACCATCTTGATATGCAGGCAATTGAGTGGCTTGAAAACTATGTACGAAACTTTGAGGGCATTGTCATTGTCGTCTCTCATGACCGGCATTTTATGAATCAAGTAGCGCAAAAGATTATCGAAATTGAGGATGGAGAGGCTTTTACGTATAACGGCGATTATGATGCTTTTATAGCACAAAAAGAAGCAAAGGTTGAACAACAGTTTGCAAATTATGAGGAGCAACAAAAGAAAATTAAAAAAATGCAAGAAACGATTAAACGTTTAAAGCAGTGGGCGAATGAAGCGAACCCGCCAAATGCGTCTATGCATAGACGTGCTAAGAGTATGGAAAAAGCACTGGCACGTATCGAGCGAGTAAAGAAGCCAATCACCAAAAAGAAAATGGATTTAGCGCTAACAATGGCTGAGCGTAGTGGCAAAGAGGTAGTGCTATTAGAAGGGGTTCATCATGGATATGATAAACCTTTATTGAAGGACAGCAACCTCGCTGTTTATTTTGGGGAAAGATTGGCGATTGTTGGGAACAATGGTAGTGGGAAGTCAACGTTATTAAAAATGATGCTAGGGGAAATCGTTCCGAAGCGTGGAATCTGTTATGTTGGTAGCAATGTGAAATTTGGCTATCTCTCACAGCAATTTGAACATCAAAATCCTTCTATCCGATTAATTGATGCCTTTCGTGAAAATGTTGCAGTGTCAGAGGCTGAAGCCCGGCATATTCTCGCACGATTTTTATTCTATGGCTATGATGTCTTTAAAAAAGTGAAGGACTTAAGTGGTGGAGAAAAAATGCGTCTACGTTTGGCACAACTAATGCATGAGGATATTAATGTACTAATCCTAGATGAACCGACCAACCATTTAGATATTGAAGCAAGAGAAGTTTTGGAAGAGACACTAGAATCCTTTGAAGGCACAATCATTGGTGTGTCCCATGACCGCTATTTCTTACAGAAAATTTTCGCGAAAACAGCATGGATAGATAATCAAACAATTCAGGTTTTTGAGGGAGATTATGAGTGGGCTAAACAAAAAAGACAGGAATTCACAAAGAAAACGATTGAAAAACAACCAGCAAATAAAACACAGCCACCTAAAAAAGAACTACTGATTGAACAACAAATTGAAAAATTAGAGATAAAACTACAACAACCATCGCTTGCTAAAGAACAACGGCAGAAGCTTGAAATACAATTAGAACATTTATATGAAAGATGGTTAGAGGGGGGCGCAGAGCATGTTTAA
- a CDS encoding bifunctional metallophosphatase/5'-nucleotidase encodes MTIKTIQILATSDIHGYIMPTTFRNNHNEAIGLAKLATIIEEKRLEMPTLLIDNGDFIQGSPMTFYHQKFQTQEPNPLIQVANELQYDAMVFGNHEFNYGQETLQSIRSQSNFPWLGANIVTEDGKPFTKPYILKEVDGVRLAILGVTTHFVTKWEEPLHIQGLHFEDAFSSASYWAKWIRANEQIDVLILCYHGGFERNLETGELLEAEDGENQGYRMCAEIDEVDIIISGHQHREICTTIMGKSVVQPSTKGVCLGSIQLEIEMDDQHTIQTISHTPSLIYSAESTIPNAAVCQLISPIFEKTEAWLDETIGVIQGDLQIEDPFLARIQEHPYIEFINRIQMATSGTSISCTALFHDERGGLKQAVTMRDIVTNYIYANTLKVLRLTGQDILLALEQSASYFTVEAGQLKVAEPFLYPKAQPYNYDMWEGIEYIFDISKPIGERVTKLLYNGKAIQMDAEFDVVMSSYRATGAGNFDFLRNCPVVKEIQIDMTEIMADYILKHPFIKVTCNQNWQVQF; translated from the coding sequence ATGACGATAAAAACCATACAAATACTTGCAACTAGCGATATTCACGGCTATATTATGCCAACTACTTTCCGAAACAATCATAATGAAGCAATTGGCTTAGCAAAGCTAGCAACCATCATCGAGGAAAAACGGCTTGAAATGCCTACCCTCTTAATTGATAATGGTGACTTTATTCAGGGAAGTCCCATGACTTTTTATCACCAGAAATTCCAAACACAAGAACCGAATCCATTGATTCAAGTTGCCAATGAGCTTCAATATGATGCCATGGTATTCGGCAATCACGAATTTAATTATGGTCAAGAGACGTTACAATCTATTAGGAGCCAATCCAATTTTCCATGGCTAGGAGCAAATATCGTTACAGAGGATGGCAAGCCATTTACGAAGCCTTATATACTAAAAGAAGTAGATGGTGTTCGATTGGCTATTTTAGGTGTGACCACGCATTTTGTAACAAAATGGGAAGAACCGCTCCATATCCAAGGCCTTCACTTTGAGGATGCCTTTTCGAGTGCTAGCTACTGGGCAAAATGGATTCGTGCTAATGAACAAATTGATGTTCTCATTCTTTGCTATCACGGGGGATTTGAGCGAAATCTTGAAACGGGAGAATTGCTTGAAGCAGAGGATGGTGAAAATCAAGGGTACCGCATGTGCGCAGAAATTGATGAAGTCGACATTATTATTTCTGGTCATCAACATCGTGAGATTTGCACAACTATTATGGGAAAATCCGTTGTTCAACCTAGTACTAAAGGAGTTTGTCTCGGTAGCATTCAACTCGAAATCGAGATGGATGACCAGCATACGATCCAAACGATTTCTCATACACCATCTCTTATTTATAGCGCTGAAAGTACAATACCTAATGCAGCTGTTTGTCAGCTTATCTCTCCTATATTTGAAAAAACCGAAGCCTGGTTAGATGAAACGATTGGTGTGATCCAAGGAGATTTACAAATCGAAGATCCGTTTCTAGCACGCATTCAAGAGCATCCTTATATAGAGTTTATCAATCGCATTCAAATGGCGACATCCGGAACTTCTATTTCTTGTACGGCTCTTTTCCATGATGAACGAGGTGGCTTAAAGCAAGCTGTCACCATGCGTGATATTGTTACAAACTACATCTATGCCAATACATTAAAGGTACTTCGATTAACCGGACAGGACATCTTGCTGGCCCTTGAACAATCTGCTAGTTATTTTACGGTCGAGGCAGGACAATTAAAAGTGGCAGAGCCATTTCTTTATCCTAAGGCACAGCCCTATAATTATGATATGTGGGAGGGTATCGAATACATCTTTGACATATCCAAACCGATTGGTGAACGTGTGACAAAACTTTTGTACAATGGCAAGGCTATCCAAATGGATGCGGAATTTGATGTCGTAATGAGCAGCTATCGTGCTACAGGAGCAGGGAATTTTGACTTTTTAAGAAATTGCCCCGTTGTAAAAGAAATACAAATTGATATGACCGAAATAATGGCTGATTATATTTTAAAGCATCCCTTCATCAAAGTAACTTGTAATCAAAATTGGCAAGTACAGTTCTAA
- a CDS encoding methyl-accepting chemotaxis protein gives MKKLGMQSKMSLLIVVIIGFVLIAIGLMNTSEMRKTLENEYQTRLNQILDVSIHNLDQTHPGDWQIKNGELHKGNVNIAKETTLIDTLGELSQAAITIFSGETRINTNIVIDGQRAIGTTVDPKVADTVLTTGKIYSGTAEVVGKPYFTKYKPIKTKNGEIIGMIFAGVPSSDIDVVAQKMLLKTGIIAVISAIIAVLAGMLFVRGIVKPLKQLNHQLETISAGKGDLTQQIVVNSQDEIGQVAKSFNAMLTTLRSMMQQVDETANQVSASSLELSATAGSTTATTEKLTANMQELASGASTQKHSAHENAEAMQDIAGGIQLVTETNGEVSSYASDAWDTAKHGEEAAQDMQLQMRRMSEAVQESANSIAALDTHANKIDEIVEVIHAIAEQTNLLALNASIEAARAGEHGKGFAVVAEEVRKLAEQSKTSAAEITDTIHTMQQLSKEARVHMQQSKQEATTSAEVVHTTSKAFEEITTKVSLVTNKIQEVSGIAEELYARIEQANASTQIMAEIAIDAREQSKVVTQIAETNLLSMDDINDAASQLTRNAETLQDLIHQFKY, from the coding sequence ATGAAAAAGCTAGGAATGCAAAGTAAAATGAGCTTATTAATTGTAGTTATCATTGGGTTTGTGCTAATTGCCATCGGTCTCATGAATACAAGCGAAATGAGAAAAACTTTAGAAAATGAGTACCAAACAAGGCTCAATCAAATTTTAGATGTAAGTATACATAATCTTGATCAAACACACCCAGGTGATTGGCAAATAAAAAACGGGGAACTGCACAAAGGAAACGTCAACATCGCAAAGGAAACAACACTTATTGATACATTAGGAGAATTATCACAGGCTGCGATTACGATTTTTTCTGGAGAAACACGTATTAACACAAATATTGTCATTGACGGTCAACGTGCTATTGGCACAACTGTCGATCCAAAAGTAGCGGACACAGTTTTAACAACAGGGAAAATATATTCTGGTACAGCTGAAGTTGTGGGCAAACCCTACTTTACAAAATATAAACCCATAAAAACTAAAAATGGAGAAATTATTGGCATGATTTTCGCTGGCGTACCTTCTTCTGACATTGATGTAGTAGCTCAAAAAATGTTGCTAAAAACGGGCATTATAGCTGTGATTTCTGCTATCATTGCTGTGCTTGCGGGCATGCTCTTCGTACGAGGTATTGTCAAACCTTTGAAACAATTAAATCACCAGCTAGAAACAATTTCAGCTGGGAAAGGCGATTTAACTCAGCAAATTGTGGTGAACTCGCAAGATGAAATTGGCCAAGTCGCAAAATCCTTTAATGCCATGCTTACCACCTTACGAAGCATGATGCAACAAGTAGATGAAACGGCCAATCAGGTATCCGCATCCTCTTTGGAATTGTCTGCCACTGCGGGATCAACTACGGCAACGACAGAAAAATTAACAGCTAATATGCAAGAATTAGCGAGTGGTGCGAGTACACAAAAGCATAGTGCTCATGAGAATGCTGAAGCAATGCAAGATATTGCTGGAGGGATTCAGCTCGTTACGGAAACAAATGGTGAAGTATCCTCCTATGCATCCGATGCTTGGGATACAGCTAAACATGGAGAAGAAGCGGCACAAGATATGCAGCTTCAAATGCGCAGGATGTCAGAGGCTGTTCAAGAAAGTGCTAATTCCATTGCAGCCCTTGACACACATGCTAATAAAATTGATGAAATTGTGGAAGTCATTCATGCGATTGCTGAGCAAACGAATTTACTAGCACTCAATGCATCCATTGAAGCAGCACGCGCTGGTGAACATGGCAAAGGCTTTGCTGTCGTTGCAGAAGAGGTTCGTAAACTTGCGGAACAATCCAAAACTTCTGCAGCAGAAATTACAGACACAATCCATACTATGCAACAGCTTTCTAAGGAAGCCCGCGTTCACATGCAGCAAAGTAAGCAAGAAGCCACAACAAGTGCCGAGGTGGTTCACACGACAAGTAAAGCCTTTGAAGAAATTACAACCAAAGTGTCGCTTGTAACGAATAAGATTCAAGAGGTTTCAGGAATTGCAGAGGAGTTATATGCAAGAATTGAACAAGCCAATGCTTCCACACAAATTATGGCCGAAATTGCCATAGATGCTCGTGAGCAATCAAAAGTCGTTACTCAGATTGCGGAAACCAATCTATTATCAATGGATGATATTAATGATGCTGCGTCACAGCTAACGAGAAACGCTGAAACATTACAGGATTTGATTCATCAATTTAAATATTAA
- a CDS encoding AbrB family transcriptional regulator codes for MFVFDKHMFITLCIGLIGAVIFQFLHIPMPWLLGAITAVLIVQLSTNVQLKWHHSFRNIGLIVAGYSIGYAFTPEAVQDIKLFLGSMVILNILFILLFFAVSFLVAKRTDLDFATALTCCVPGGMSQVVAFAEEQEEMDMVVITFFQILRVLLIVGFVPLMVAGAGSSSSMIDGMYTFNLVGILVVCGVAGWLAQKLKIPTGYMLGPVFLLMGINMAGVEVPKLPLSLLHIAQLMLGIYIGLLLKKEDLHLSKKHIFYAFVSAGIFIGAAYGLTFVMTVLYSLDFRTGFLSIVPGGLDQMGIIAASVHANVAIVMAFQLFRVLVVSIFLVPVVKMFVKKVKT; via the coding sequence ATGTTTGTTTTTGATAAGCATATGTTCATCACATTATGCATTGGTTTAATAGGTGCTGTGATTTTTCAATTTTTACATATACCGATGCCTTGGTTGCTAGGTGCGATTACAGCGGTGCTCATCGTGCAGCTGTCAACCAACGTACAATTGAAATGGCATCATTCTTTTCGTAATATTGGTTTAATCGTAGCGGGGTACTCCATTGGTTATGCTTTTACACCAGAGGCTGTTCAGGATATTAAGCTTTTTTTAGGGAGCATGGTCATTTTAAATATATTATTTATTTTGCTATTTTTCGCTGTTAGTTTTCTTGTAGCAAAGCGCACCGATTTGGATTTTGCGACTGCCTTGACGTGCTGTGTCCCTGGTGGCATGTCACAGGTTGTGGCATTTGCTGAAGAACAAGAGGAGATGGATATGGTAGTTATTACGTTCTTTCAAATCCTTCGTGTCCTTTTAATCGTCGGCTTTGTTCCTTTAATGGTAGCAGGCGCTGGTAGTAGCAGTTCTATGATTGATGGAATGTATACATTTAATCTTGTTGGTATACTTGTGGTATGTGGTGTAGCAGGGTGGCTAGCTCAAAAGTTAAAAATTCCAACAGGCTATATGCTTGGACCAGTGTTTTTACTAATGGGTATTAATATGGCAGGGGTAGAGGTACCCAAGCTACCATTATCATTACTGCATATTGCTCAACTCATGCTAGGAATTTATATCGGCTTATTGTTGAAAAAAGAGGATCTCCATTTATCGAAGAAGCATATTTTTTATGCATTTGTCTCAGCAGGTATTTTTATCGGAGCAGCTTATGGTCTAACATTTGTGATGACAGTGTTGTACAGTCTCGACTTTAGGACAGGCTTTTTAAGCATTGTACCTGGGGGACTTGATCAAATGGGAATTATCGCCGCTTCTGTACATGCAAACGTGGCAATCGTGATGGCTTTTCAGCTATTCCGTGTACTAGTGGTCTCGATCTTCCTTGTGCCCGTGGTAAAAATGTTTGTGAAAAAAGTGAAAACATGA
- a CDS encoding GNAT family N-acetyltransferase, translated as MFNLERIMQLDREYVKSFSEVEICKEGVLFYNQSIPTYYDANHAQIWRKIEQPDAFLQAIKAFYQSKSLIPRIYLYNLEENQLCMKALESHGFQYEHFVNEIQYWNGEYAILPPNPAIQIERVTDANMEEALAVEMSIAAFGEPSLIKKAFEQTYHSSHFTYYLLRLDGVACCSANIFVSGNQGRIESVATTENYRGRGLIGYMLQHIQQQSVKQALEDLWILPISEQVANVYDKANFKSVGSIASIHAFTEGKSIQDIRQQA; from the coding sequence ATGTTTAATTTAGAACGCATTATGCAGCTAGATAGAGAGTATGTGAAGAGTTTCAGTGAAGTGGAGATTTGTAAGGAGGGGGTCTTATTTTACAATCAGTCTATTCCAACCTATTATGATGCAAATCATGCACAGATTTGGAGAAAGATTGAACAGCCAGATGCGTTTTTACAAGCTATCAAAGCGTTCTATCAATCAAAATCTCTGATTCCACGGATTTATTTATATAATCTTGAAGAAAATCAGTTATGTATGAAAGCATTAGAATCACATGGCTTTCAATATGAGCATTTTGTCAACGAAATTCAATACTGGAACGGTGAATATGCGATACTTCCACCTAATCCTGCCATTCAAATTGAGCGTGTAACGGATGCAAATATGGAGGAAGCATTAGCAGTAGAAATGAGCATTGCTGCATTTGGAGAGCCTTCATTAATAAAAAAGGCATTTGAGCAAACCTATCATTCGTCACATTTTACGTATTATCTATTAAGACTAGATGGGGTGGCGTGCTGCTCGGCAAATATTTTTGTGTCAGGAAATCAAGGAAGGATCGAAAGTGTTGCAACAACTGAAAACTATCGTGGTCGAGGTTTAATCGGCTATATGCTGCAACATATCCAACAGCAGTCAGTGAAACAGGCATTAGAGGATCTTTGGATATTACCGATTAGTGAACAGGTTGCCAACGTCTATGACAAGGCAAATTTTAAATCGGTGGGCTCCATTGCATCAATTCATGCGTTTACTGAGGGGAAGAGCATTCAAGACATTCGCCAACAGGCTTAA
- a CDS encoding LytTR family DNA-binding domain-containing protein, translating into MKIHLTINHELEETEVHIHANEYNEQIERLMKQLQASQTTMLDGYFQQEIHLLKISDIYSIYAEGAKVFLQTDEQEFESKRKLYELEAQLAKDFVRVSKSTLVNIHKIASIQMGKIGTTQLLLENEVAIHVSRKYLKELKRHLGIGRDL; encoded by the coding sequence ATGAAAATTCATTTAACCATCAATCATGAACTTGAAGAAACAGAGGTTCATATTCATGCCAACGAATATAATGAGCAAATTGAAAGATTGATGAAACAGCTTCAAGCATCCCAAACGACGATGCTAGACGGGTATTTCCAACAAGAAATTCATCTATTAAAAATTTCTGATATTTATTCCATTTACGCGGAGGGTGCCAAAGTATTTTTACAAACGGATGAGCAAGAGTTTGAGTCAAAGCGAAAATTATATGAGCTAGAGGCACAGCTAGCCAAAGATTTTGTACGCGTGAGCAAATCTACACTTGTCAATATCCATAAAATCGCCTCTATTCAAATGGGCAAAATCGGCACTACACAACTATTACTCGAAAATGAAGTAGCCATTCATGTCAGTCGAAAATACTTAAAAGAATTAAAGCGACATTTAGGTATTGGGAGGGATCTATAG